Proteins encoded within one genomic window of Chloroflexota bacterium:
- a CDS encoding AAA family ATPase, with protein sequence MQKTIIDDLDALLDILPPFVSEPLRQRGDCSELLEVVMDLGRHAEARFPTYEVVLSPKEIVQEDLEYVASRISAFNDDNRAGIERTLHRVSCIRNRQGRIVGLTCRVGRAVFGTMKLIEDLVQSGRNILLLGRPGVGKTTMLREVARVLADEVGKRVIIVDTSNEIAGDGDIPHPAIGHARRMQVPKPTMQHSVMIEAVENHMPQAIVIDEIGTELEAAAARTIAERGVQLVGTAHGNTLENLILNPTLSDVIGGIQTVTLGDEEARRRGTQKSILERKAPPTFDVLVEIQAFNRVAVHSDVAEVVDAILRGRPITREVRSMDEEGGLQKKQEKLPTFSNNQTVAQRNDRKSPEDTSAVPRVYLFGVNRAKLEQAAGEKQFGISVVSEVGEASIFLTCKTYYRRRPQKVRDAEAAGLPVYVLKGNTLVEMKQFLESLAGNRGKMDAIGIALKEAEEAIAQVMNGRDSVELSRQNSYVRRLQHQMAERSRVGSRSFGKEPQRRVEIFRNS encoded by the coding sequence ATGCAAAAGACAATAATAGATGATCTGGATGCCTTGCTGGATATCCTGCCACCATTCGTCTCCGAGCCACTGAGGCAGCGGGGAGATTGCAGTGAACTCCTGGAAGTGGTGATGGATCTGGGACGCCACGCGGAGGCAAGGTTTCCCACTTATGAGGTGGTACTCAGTCCCAAAGAAATTGTCCAGGAGGACCTGGAATATGTAGCTTCTCGAATCAGTGCTTTTAATGATGATAATCGTGCCGGGATTGAGCGTACCCTTCATCGGGTCTCTTGCATTCGCAACCGTCAGGGGCGCATTGTGGGTCTTACGTGCCGCGTGGGCCGGGCCGTCTTCGGTACGATGAAGTTGATTGAGGACCTGGTTCAATCAGGCAGAAATATTCTGCTCCTGGGACGTCCCGGTGTGGGAAAGACGACGATGCTGAGGGAAGTGGCCCGTGTCCTGGCTGACGAGGTGGGGAAGAGGGTGATCATCGTGGATACCTCCAATGAGATTGCCGGCGATGGAGATATACCCCATCCTGCCATCGGCCATGCCCGGAGAATGCAGGTGCCCAAACCTACCATGCAGCATTCGGTGATGATCGAGGCTGTAGAGAATCACATGCCGCAGGCGATTGTCATTGATGAAATCGGCACTGAGCTCGAAGCAGCAGCCGCGCGTACTATTGCTGAGCGCGGTGTTCAACTGGTGGGCACAGCACATGGCAATACCCTGGAGAACCTGATTCTCAATCCCACTCTGTCTGATGTTATCGGCGGAATTCAAACGGTTACCCTTGGTGACGAGGAGGCGCGGCGAAGAGGCACTCAGAAGTCTATCCTGGAACGAAAAGCTCCTCCCACCTTTGATGTGTTGGTGGAAATCCAGGCGTTCAACAGGGTGGCCGTTCATTCTGACGTAGCCGAAGTAGTTGATGCTATCCTGAGAGGCAGGCCGATAACGAGAGAGGTCCGCTCGATGGATGAAGAAGGGGGTCTGCAAAAAAAGCAGGAAAAATTACCCACGTTCTCCAACAATCAGACGGTTGCCCAGAGGAACGATAGGAAATCACCCGAAGATACTAGTGCCGTGCCGAGGGTTTATCTCTTTGGAGTCAACCGGGCGAAGCTGGAACAGGCGGCGGGAGAGAAACAGTTTGGGATCAGCGTTGTCTCCGAGGTGGGGGAGGCCAGCATCTTTCTGACCTGCAAGACCTACTATCGCCGGAGGCCCCAGAAGGTAAGGGATGCTGAAGCGGCAGGTCTGCCTGTTTATGTATTGAAGGGCAATACCCTGGTCGAGATGAAACAGTTCCTGGAATCCCTGGCTGGCAATCGAGGAAAGATGGATGCGATCGGCATTGCTCTGAAGGAAGCGGAAGAAGCTATCGCTCAGGTGATGAATGGGAGAGACTCAGTAGAACTGAGCCGGCAGAATTCCTATGTCCGTCGGTTGCAGCACCAGATGGCAGAACGCTCTCGCGTAGGTTCTCGCAGCTTTGGCAAGGAACCGCAGCGGCGGGTGGAGATATTTAGGAACTCCTGA
- the tmk gene encoding dTMP kinase encodes MALFITFEGGEGCGKSTQARALYRRVSASSIPVILTHEPGGTPFGEQARRSLKRISSSPLSPLAELFLVAASRVQLVEEVIRPSLEANTMVICDRYTDSTLAYQGYGRGIDLDTIQAVNDTATRGLSSDLVILLDVPVEIGLARKGSARQDRFEREGLAFHQRVREGYLKMAGADPGRWLVIDGALSKREIQSRIRERIEIMLRRENGK; translated from the coding sequence TTGGCACTGTTCATAACATTTGAGGGTGGCGAAGGATGTGGCAAGAGCACCCAGGCCAGGGCTCTCTACAGGCGGGTGTCGGCTTCAAGTATCCCGGTGATACTTACTCATGAGCCTGGTGGTACCCCCTTCGGTGAACAGGCTCGACGGTCTCTAAAGCGAATCAGCAGTTCCCCTCTCTCACCTCTGGCGGAACTGTTTCTTGTTGCCGCCTCCCGGGTGCAACTGGTGGAGGAAGTGATTCGCCCGAGCCTGGAAGCAAACACTATGGTCATCTGTGACCGTTACACCGACTCCACTCTGGCTTATCAAGGATACGGGCGTGGGATCGATCTGGATACCATTCAGGCCGTTAATGACACTGCCACGAGGGGGCTGTCCTCTGACCTGGTGATCCTGCTGGATGTCCCTGTTGAAATAGGGCTGGCTCGCAAGGGATCGGCCAGACAGGACCGCTTTGAAAGAGAGGGATTGGCCTTCCATCAGCGGGTGCGGGAGGGTTATCTCAAGATGGCTGGCGCTGACCCGGGGCGCTGGCTGGTGATTGACGGTGCCTTGTCCAAAAGGGAGATCCAGAGCCGTATCCGGGAGAGGATTGAGATAATGCTGCGAAGAGAGAATGGAAAGTGA